One part of the Fusobacterium pseudoperiodonticum genome encodes these proteins:
- the glpK gene encoding glycerol kinase GlpK, translating into MKYIVALDQGTTSSRAILFDESQNIVGVAQKEFTQIYPNEGWVEHDPMEIWASQSGVLSEVIARAGISQHDIIALGITNQRETTIVWDKNTGKPVYNAIVWQCRRTAKICDELKKIEGFSDYIKDNTGLLIDAYFSGTKIKWILDNVEGAREKAEKGELLFGTVDTWLIWKLTNGKVHATDYTNASRTMLYNIKELKWDEKILKTLNIPKSMLPEVKDSSGTFGYANLGGKGGHRVPIAGVAGDQQSALFGQACFEEGESKNTYGTGCFLLMNTGEKFVKSNNGLITTIAIGLDGKVQYALEGSVFVGGASVQWLRDELKLISESRDTEYFARKVKDNGGVYVVPAFVGLGAPYWDMYARGAILGLTRGANKNHIIRATLESIAYQTKDVLKAMEEDSGIKLNGLKVDGGAAANNFLMEFQADILGEVVKRPTVLETTALGAAYLAGLAVGFWENKEEIKQKWVLDKEFSPNMSQEERSKKYAGWLKAVERSKNWEE; encoded by the coding sequence ATGAAGTACATTGTAGCATTAGACCAAGGAACAACAAGTTCAAGAGCAATTTTATTTGATGAAAGTCAAAATATTGTTGGAGTTGCACAAAAGGAATTTACACAAATTTATCCTAATGAAGGTTGGGTAGAACATGACCCTATGGAAATATGGGCTAGCCAAAGTGGAGTTTTAAGTGAGGTAATTGCTAGAGCGGGGATAAGTCAACATGATATCATAGCTTTAGGAATTACTAACCAAAGAGAAACTACAATAGTTTGGGATAAAAATACTGGTAAACCAGTTTACAATGCAATAGTTTGGCAATGTAGAAGAACTGCAAAAATCTGTGATGAATTAAAGAAAATAGAAGGTTTCAGTGACTATATAAAAGACAATACTGGACTTCTAATTGATGCTTATTTCTCAGGTACTAAAATTAAATGGATTTTAGATAATGTTGAAGGTGCAAGAGAAAAAGCTGAAAAAGGTGAATTATTATTTGGAACTGTTGATACTTGGCTAATTTGGAAATTAACAAATGGTAAAGTACATGCAACAGATTACACTAATGCTTCAAGAACTATGCTTTATAATATAAAAGAATTAAAATGGGATGAAAAAATCCTTAAAACATTGAATATTCCTAAATCAATGTTACCTGAAGTAAAAGATTCAAGTGGAACTTTTGGATATGCTAACTTAGGTGGTAAAGGCGGACATAGAGTTCCTATAGCTGGAGTTGCTGGAGACCAACAATCAGCTTTATTCGGACAAGCTTGTTTTGAAGAAGGAGAATCTAAAAATACTTATGGAACAGGTTGCTTCTTACTTATGAATACAGGAGAAAAATTTGTAAAGAGTAACAATGGACTTATTACAACTATTGCAATAGGTCTTGATGGTAAAGTTCAATATGCTCTTGAAGGAAGTGTCTTTGTAGGTGGAGCTAGTGTTCAATGGCTAAGAGATGAATTAAAATTAATCTCTGAATCAAGAGATACTGAATACTTTGCAAGAAAAGTTAAAGATAATGGTGGAGTTTATGTAGTTCCTGCTTTCGTTGGACTAGGAGCACCTTATTGGGATATGTATGCAAGAGGAGCTATTTTAGGACTAACTCGTGGAGCAAATAAAAACCATATTATAAGAGCAACTTTGGAATCTATAGCTTATCAAACTAAAGATGTTTTAAAAGCTATGGAAGAAGATTCTGGAATTAAATTAAATGGACTTAAAGTTGATGGTGGAGCTGCTGCTAACAACTTCTTAATGGAATTCCAAGCTGATATTCTAGGTGAAGTTGTAAAAAGACCTACTGTTTTAGAAACAACAGCACTAGGAGCTGCTTATCTTGCAGGACTTGCAGTTGGTTTCTGGGAAAATAAAGAGGAAATCAAACAAAAGTGGGTACTTGATAAAGAATTTTCTCCTAATATGTCTCAAGAAGAAAGAAGTAAAAAGTATGCTGGTTGGCTAAAAGCTGTTGAAAGAAGTAAAAACTGGGAAGAATAA